In a genomic window of Magnetococcales bacterium:
- a CDS encoding restriction endonuclease subunit S, with translation MLDLRPDHLQIVLDILHRHVSDREVWAFGSRAKWTANDTSDLDLCILGEAPLGFKKIEELLDAFSESMLPFKVDVVDWATTAEGFRGIIERDRVVVQHIDVMGVLPNGTTPPRGLSVDLIRWPLIPAREIFELKYGKALIESNRCAGKVPVYGTNGQCGTHNGSLFSGPGVIVGRKGQGPLGVEWCDADYWVIDTAYTLLPIRPDIDIKYSYFLIKYIGLNHLKDGTSNPTLSRETFGSQALPIPPIDHQRAIAQVLGALDDKIELNRRMNADLEAVARTLFKDWFVDFGPVRAKAEGRPAYLVPEIWDLFPDALDDEDKPVGWRNGKLGDYFEAVKGVSYKGSGLSDEGMPLHNLNSIHEGGGYKYEGIKHYTGDYGERHIVKPGDVIVANTEQGHDRLLIGFAAMVPSLFGHQGIISHHIYRLRPKESSSLTAAYLLHLLNSPEMHETVSGYANGTTVNMLPFAGVQQPQCIAPPQPLVAVFDSIAISIAIRREEMEVESRTLAQLRDLLLPKLITGEIRVRDAEKAVEAAL, from the coding sequence ATGCTTGACCTCCGCCCCGACCATTTACAGATCGTGCTCGACATCTTGCACAGGCATGTCTCGGACCGGGAGGTCTGGGCCTTCGGCTCGCGCGCAAAATGGACGGCAAACGATACCTCCGATCTCGATCTCTGCATCCTTGGCGAGGCTCCACTTGGATTCAAGAAAATTGAGGAGCTTTTGGACGCCTTCTCCGAATCCATGCTGCCGTTCAAGGTGGATGTGGTGGATTGGGCGACGACAGCGGAGGGGTTCAGGGGGATTATTGAGAGGGATCGTGTGGTTGTGCAGCACATAGATGTGATGGGTGTTTTGCCGAATGGAACAACTCCACCGAGAGGTCTGTCAGTTGATTTGATCCGTTGGCCGTTAATACCAGCTCGTGAAATTTTTGAATTAAAATATGGGAAGGCACTTATTGAATCTAATAGGTGCGCAGGTAAAGTGCCAGTATACGGCACTAATGGTCAGTGCGGCACGCATAATGGATCACTGTTTAGCGGGCCAGGAGTCATTGTTGGTCGGAAAGGGCAAGGACCTCTAGGAGTTGAGTGGTGTGACGCTGACTACTGGGTAATCGACACAGCATATACACTGCTTCCGATACGACCAGATATCGACATCAAATATTCATATTTCTTAATTAAATATATTGGCCTTAACCATTTAAAAGATGGGACATCAAACCCAACGTTAAGTCGAGAGACGTTCGGTTCCCAGGCACTCCCAATTCCACCGATAGATCATCAACGCGCCATCGCCCAAGTCCTGGGCGCGTTGGACGACAAGATCGAGTTGAACCGCCGCATGAACGCCGACCTGGAGGCCGTGGCGCGGACGTTGTTCAAGGACTGGTTCGTGGACTTCGGCCCGGTGCGCGCCAAGGCCGAGGGCCGCCCGGCCTACCTCGTCCCCGAAATCTGGGATCTCTTTCCCGATGCACTGGATGATGAAGATAAGCCGGTGGGGTGGAGGAATGGGAAACTCGGCGATTATTTTGAAGCAGTCAAGGGTGTCAGCTACAAGGGTAGCGGCCTATCCGATGAGGGCATGCCTCTCCATAATCTAAACTCAATCCATGAAGGGGGTGGATACAAGTACGAGGGAATTAAGCATTATACAGGTGACTACGGAGAGCGGCACATTGTCAAGCCAGGAGATGTTATTGTAGCGAATACAGAGCAAGGGCATGATCGTTTGCTTATTGGTTTTGCGGCAATGGTTCCATCATTGTTTGGACATCAGGGGATTATAAGCCATCACATCTATCGGCTCAGGCCGAAAGAATCCAGCTCACTCACTGCGGCATACTTGCTTCACCTCCTTAACTCACCGGAAATGCATGAAACGGTTAGTGGTTATGCAAATGGGACAACCGTTAATATGCTGCCATTTGCAGGTGTGCAGCAGCCCCAATGCATTGCACCTCCGCAACCACTCGTAGCGGTGTTCGACAGCATTGCCATATCGATTGCTATTCGAAGGGAAGAGATGGAGGTCGAGTCTCGCACCCTCGCCCAACTCCGCGACCTGCTCCTCCCCAAACTGATCACCGGCGAGATCCGGGTTCGTGACGCTGAAAAGGCGGTGGAGGCGGCACTATGA